The Alkalihalobacillus sp. TS-13 genomic interval GCGGTTCCGACGCCAAGGAACATGGTTAACGGCGCAACCACTAACATTAACCAGAATGAACCTAACAGTGGTCCCATCACTCCAGCATTTTCAGCGAAGGTTGACAATTTGCCAGTCAAAAACTGCAAATCGATCGCTTGTATACCTTGTGAAAACACTCGATAAATTAAAACAACCAGTACAACAAGACCGAACATTGTTGAAAGGAAGAACAACGATTTAAATAATTTATTAGTAGCAAGGCGGAAGTTCATCCTATTCTGTACTTGCTTCGTGTCAACGTATTTCATAATCAATATTCCTCCCTGAACCTACGAGAAATATACTGTGCAATCAAGTTCATGATTAACGTGAATGCAAACAACGTCATAGCAACGGCATATAAACTGTAGTATAAAGTTGAACCTGCTGGGGCTTCTCCACCCGTGACCTCTACGATATAAGCAGTCATCGTCTGCATAGACTGAGTGATATCAAACGTGAAGTTTTTTGAACTTCCGCTCGCAATCGTTACGATCATCGTCTCCCCAATCGCACGGGAAATGGCGAGCACGAAAGATGCAACGATACCGGAGATGGCAGCCGGGATCACGATTTTCCATGTAACCTCAAGTCTCGTAGCTCCCAACGCTAATGCACCTTGTCTCATTTCAGTAGGAACAGAGCTCATTGCATCTTCAGATAATGATGCTACCATCGGGATGATCATCACACCCATGACAATACCAGGACTAAGGATATTTGTAGGTTCTAATCCAGGAATAATTGATCTTAATAAAGGTGTAACAAATGTGAATGCAAAGAAACCATATACAATTGTTGGAATCCCTGCCAGAATCTCCAACAGCGGTTTTAATGTTCTTCTTACTTTATCAGACGCGTATTCACTCAAGAATATTGCGGTCATCAAGCCGATTGGTATAGCGACACACATCGCAATGACTGTAGAAATGAGTGTTCCAGTCAATAATGGTAAGACACCGAATTGAGCATCTGCTCCTAAAGGTTTCAATTTCGTACCAGTAAAGAAATCAAGAAACGGAACTTCTCTAAAAAAAGCGATCGTTTCAACCAGTAAAGTGGATAGTATACCTATGGTAGTAAGAATGGATATGATTGCAATTGATAATAACATTTTCGGAATAAGCTTTTCCCAAATTCTCGTAAAACTCATTGACTGTCGATTTTCTTTTATCATTTCGTTTATATTCAATTTCTTTTCCATTTCTTCGGACCCCTTTCACTCTGAACCTCTCTCTGAACCTCTCTAAACATCTCTATATAGCAGGGAACTTCAAATGATTATAAAAAACAATCCAAGAAGATGAGAAGTACAATCGACCCCTCATCTTCGAAGATTCTCCAATATTAAGTGATAGAAAATTATTTTTTCAATTTCTTAAGATCTTCAACTGACTTCTTATACTCTTCATCACTTAATGGAGCAAATCCAGTTTCCTTAGCGGTTTCGCCAGCGTTTTCCATTGCGTAGATTGCAAAATCCAATACTTGCGGCTTTTCTTTTGCAAGATCTTCATTCAAGTATGTGAATACTGGACGCGTGAACGGACCATATGGGCCATCTTCTTTGATTGTTTTTACCGAAGGTTCGACAGGTCCGTCACCAAAGTCGATTTTTACTGCTTTCACTTTGTCACTGTTACTTTCGTAGTAACCATAACCAAAGTATGCAATCGCATTTTTATCTTTTGATACCATATCAACGAGTGTAGAGTATTCTTGTTGAAGACTTACATCATCTCTTATTGGTTGTTCTTCAAGAATTGTTTCATAAAAGAACTCATATGTTCCATGGTTTTCATTCGGTCCGTAAGCTTTGATTGGTTCATCAGGGAAGTCACTACGGACATCTGACCATTTCTTTTTATTTCCACTAGCAAGGAAAAT includes:
- a CDS encoding PstS family phosphate ABC transporter substrate-binding protein, whose amino-acid sequence is MKAFQKSSLFMVLAALLVVATACGNGSEGSGEEMEGSVVVDGSGTVYPLMAKLAENYMVNEQENVSVEVGRAGSSAGFKKFLAKGGGTDLSNASRQIKDEEVAQAEKAGINYKELKLALDGITIVVNKENDWIDDLTQEEVIDIFLASGNKKKWSDVRSDFPDEPIKAYGPNENHGTYEFFYETILEEQPIRDDVSLQQEYSTLVDMVSKDKNAIAYFGYGYYESNSDKVKAVKIDFGDGPVEPSVKTIKEDGPYGPFTRPVFTYLNEDLAKEKPQVLDFAIYAMENAGETAKETGFAPLSDEEYKKSVEDLKKLKK
- the pstC gene encoding phosphate ABC transporter permease subunit PstC, with amino-acid sequence MEKKLNINEMIKENRQSMSFTRIWEKLIPKMLLSIAIISILTTIGILSTLLVETIAFFREVPFLDFFTGTKLKPLGADAQFGVLPLLTGTLISTVIAMCVAIPIGLMTAIFLSEYASDKVRRTLKPLLEILAGIPTIVYGFFAFTFVTPLLRSIIPGLEPTNILSPGIVMGVMIIPMVASLSEDAMSSVPTEMRQGALALGATRLEVTWKIVIPAAISGIVASFVLAISRAIGETMIVTIASGSSKNFTFDITQSMQTMTAYIVEVTGGEAPAGSTLYYSLYAVAMTLFAFTLIMNLIAQYISRRFREEY